TATATAGAAAGTCCTTTAAATCCATCTTTAGATTTAGTTGATATAAAAACTATTGCACAAATAGCTCATGAAAACAAAAGTCTACTTATAGTAGACAGTACTTTTGCTACACCTATAGTACAAAAGCCTATAACTTTAGGAGCAGATATAGTAATTCACAGTTTAACGAAATTTATAAATGGGCATGGAGATACATTAGGTGGAGTGGCAATAGGATCAAAAGAACTAATAGATTTAGTTAAATGGCCAAGTTTACCATGTTTCACAGGAGCTTCATTACCACCTATGAATGCATGGATGATATTAAGAGGAATAAAAACTTTAGATATGAGAATGAAAAAACACTGTGAAAATGCTTTAGCAGTAGCAGCTTTTTTAGATGAAGAAGAATATATAGAAGAAGTAAAATATCCAGGATTAGAATCTTACCCTCAACATGAATTATGCAAAACACAAATGAATGGACTAGGTGGGGGTGTACTATCTTTCAAATTAAAAGATGGAATAAATGGATTGAGTAGAGATGAGGCTAGTAGAACATTAATAAATTCATTACAATTATGCACAATAGCTACTAGTTTAGGAGAAGAACACACTTTAGTTCAAATGAATGGTGAAAATCTTATAAGAATAGCTGTAGGACTAGAATCTTCAACAGATATAATAAATGATCTTAAGCAAGCAATGGACAAATTAAAATAATTTATTAATTGAAAAATATCACATAGATTGATAATAGGTGGAGGTAAAGAAATGGATAAGAATAATAAATTTAAAAGATATTTAATAATATTCATATTAGCATTTGGAACTACAGCAATGTACAGCTTACCGTATATGAAATCATCATTTTATGATCCTATGCAACAAGCATTAGGATTAAGTCATACTCAAATAGGAAATTTACTGAGCTTATATGGAATGATAGGTATGCTTGCATATTTTGTAGGAGGAATGATTGCAGATAAATTCTCTATAAAAAAATTAATATCATTTTCATTGATATCATCTGGATTAATAGGATTTTATTTTTCTACATTTCCATCATATAACATGCTGTTATTAATATTTGTAGCATGGGGAGCAACAACGATATTAACTTATTGGTCTGCTTCAATAAAAGTTGTTAGAATGCAAGGAAGTGAATCTGAACAAGGAAGAATATTTGGGTTTTATGAAGGATTATCAGGAATTTCAGGTACATTAGTATCATTTATAGGATTATATTTATTTGGAAAATTTACTGAAATAACTGTAGGATTTAAGTATGTTGTTTGGTTATACTCAACAGCTTCTATAATATGTGGTATATTATTATATATGTTAATAAAAGAAAATAAGTCAGAAGAAGAATCTTCGGGTGGAGATTTAAGTTTTAAAGCAGTGTCAAATATAATAAAAATGCCAAAGGCATGGTTAATAGGACTTATAGTATTTTCAACTTATTTAGTATTCTCAAGCTTAACATATCTAAGTCCATATTTATCAGAAGTTTATTTAATGCCTATGACATTAGTTACTTCATTATCTATAGTAAGAACATATGTTATAAAGATGGGAGCATCTCCTGCAGCGGGGATAATAAGTGATAAAGTGGGATCTCCTATAAAGGTGATGTTTATAGGATTTATATTAATGGCAGTAAGTACAGGTGCATATTTAGTAATACCTAAGAGTGTAAGTTTCTTATGGATAGCTGTTACAAATATGATAATACTGAGCATTATATTATTTGGATTTAGAGGTATATATTTTGCTTCTGTTTCAGAATCAAATATACCATTAGAAAAGACAGGAGCAGTAGTGGGTTTTGCTTCGCTTATAGGTTTTTCACCAGATGCATTCTATTATACTCTTGCTGGCAATTGGCTAGATACTTATGGTCAAACTGGATATACATATATATTCATATTTTCATTGATATGTGCTTTAATAGGTATATTTGCTACTTTTGCACTAAATAAATTAAATAAAAAAGAACCAGAACAAGAATCCAATAAGATAAAAAAAGAAGAACAGTTAGTATAATGATATAAATATAAAAACTCTACTCATTAAAAAATATAAAATGGGTAGAGTTTTTGTGGTTTATAAATATAAATCGGAGGACATAATATGCTTAAATTGTGGGAAAATGGATTAATAATAATATGTGCACTTATATTTGTAGGGATAGGATATTATTTTTCGAAAAACATAAAAGATATGGAAAGTTATTACTTAGGAAATCGTAGTTTACCTTGGTCTTTAATAATGGGAACACTTTAGTTGCATCATGGTATGGTGGAGTTGGAACAGTAGGTATGGTATTTCTGCATGGGCAGTATGGTCTATAGCTGCACATATAGGAAGAATGCCACTTTGCTTTATGGGTAGAATACCAGAAATAAAAATAGAAAGCATATTTAGACCGTACTGGGTAGTATTTATTTATACAGAGGGTTTTAGATGAAAAGAAAGTAGATAAAGTACATTTGTCAAAGTATAACGTACATAGTAAAATGAAAAATTCTAAATTGTTATGATTTCTTTTTCCTAATAATAAAATAGATATAAAGACTTTTATTATGTTACGAAATGTTATAAACTTAGGAAAAAAATATGTTTAAATAAAAATAATGAATATGAATCACGAAGAGGGGGATTTAATGAACAATAGTACAATTATAGAATGTTTATATTCATTACTTATAAACAAAAATGTTGAAGTTCAAAATAGA
The window above is part of the Tepidibacter aestuarii genome. Proteins encoded here:
- a CDS encoding MFS transporter, translated to MDKNNKFKRYLIIFILAFGTTAMYSLPYMKSSFYDPMQQALGLSHTQIGNLLSLYGMIGMLAYFVGGMIADKFSIKKLISFSLISSGLIGFYFSTFPSYNMLLLIFVAWGATTILTYWSASIKVVRMQGSESEQGRIFGFYEGLSGISGTLVSFIGLYLFGKFTEITVGFKYVVWLYSTASIICGILLYMLIKENKSEEESSGGDLSFKAVSNIIKMPKAWLIGLIVFSTYLVFSSLTYLSPYLSEVYLMPMTLVTSLSIVRTYVIKMGASPAAGIISDKVGSPIKVMFIGFILMAVSTGAYLVIPKSVSFLWIAVTNMIILSIILFGFRGIYFASVSESNIPLEKTGAVVGFASLIGFSPDAFYYTLAGNWLDTYGQTGYTYIFIFSLICALIGIFATFALNKLNKKEPEQESNKIKKEEQLV
- a CDS encoding trans-sulfuration enzyme family protein; its protein translation is MNNNINHDLETKIIHWGHASDKSTGALATPIYQTATFAAETVEHFEQLCRDFGYVYTRECNPNLNELELKLAMLEEGENAIVSASGMGAITSTILALVKSGDHIVSSDGIFSHTKMFMSELLLKFGVEVTFVDAKNPCNIKDALKTNTKLVYIESPLNPSLDLVDIKTIAQIAHENKSLLIVDSTFATPIVQKPITLGADIVIHSLTKFINGHGDTLGGVAIGSKELIDLVKWPSLPCFTGASLPPMNAWMILRGIKTLDMRMKKHCENALAVAAFLDEEEYIEEVKYPGLESYPQHELCKTQMNGLGGGVLSFKLKDGINGLSRDEASRTLINSLQLCTIATSLGEEHTLVQMNGENLIRIAVGLESSTDIINDLKQAMDKLK